The following are from one region of the Roseobacter fucihabitans genome:
- a CDS encoding cadherin domain-containing protein — translation MPESSSEIAGGPSQNGDAADPSFEEPTTRNGPSVKDTGGSGDGADVATGLDPDTLPTGNGNDTFFVPDGFTNGTIIGGEDGEDVDVIDLTALSGPVTVTYTGDEAGTITDGTNTITFSQIEELALTDFADVVDGRADGSGIQINAGAGDDTVQGGTDADTLLGGDGDDLLEGWLGDDRIEGGAGADTIRYTGSTIDNDTIIGGEGGADDDVVDLSALTGPVTVTYTGDEAGTVTDGSDTITFSEVEGLTLTDQADVVNAGPGSAAMNIDAGAGDDTLAAGSGNDTLTGGSGDDTFLIDGSDVDGPGTITINGGSETGADSISGTGLNNFNWVSGPTNDGSGSFSGSFTFENAAGDTVTVNFSEIESFGGEIVAGNGVVEGTGGNDTMSLGYIDNDGDRITTGDDTIHGGAGADSIDASSGNDSVLAGDGNDTITAGDGDDTIDGGDGNDSISGGTGDDAITGGDGNDRILGNSGNDTLLGGAGNDDINGGSGNDSIEGGAGNDTINGGSGTDTIDGGAGNDTIYAFSGDDALSGGTDADSFLVYDPFGSGTLTGGEGGTDNDLIDLLSLTSPVSVTYTGNEAGTIINGADTITFSEIEQLILTDQADVVDASADSTGVQIDGGDGNDTITGGAGSDDIDGGDGTDIVIFSGDRSDYTITENAGVYTVSDNRTGAPDGTDTVTNVETFRFADGDIATENVLNTAPTDITSSASTVAENSAVGTVVATLSTTDANAGDTFTYAITNDPSGFFEIVGDEIRVASGADIDFETATSHDVTVQVTDAGGATYSETFTLTVSDTAENLQLGDGGVTFTDVGVAETSISGGTGNDSITAHADGGTLYGNAGDDIINGSGRQDVIDGGQGNDSIDGGTFSDTLTGGTGEDTIWGGGGHDIIDAGDGDDLVYGDAGDDNLDGGAGDDSLYGGEGNDTLMGGEGVDLLSGGAGDDSLDGGAGNDRLYGEAGNDTLLGGDGADLLDGGTGANSLDGGAGDDSLYGGEGNDTLSGGAGADEIQGGTGDDSIDGGAGGDWLYGDEGNDTLSGGDGADEIQGGIGDDSIDGGAGGDWLYGDEGNDTISGGDGADEIQGGIGDDSIDGGAAGDWLYGDEGNDTISGGDGADEIQGWTGDDSMDGGTGDDSLYGEDGNDTLLGGEGVDYLDGGTGDDSIDGGAADDTLYGGEGNDTLVGGEGADSLIGVAGVDSLVGGAGDDSLYSGEGNDTVYGGTGADYIDAGAGDDVIDGGTGNDTIEGGTGNDTIEGGTGNDTINASDGTGQIDGGTGDDVIDVSNFHGDISGGHYSDTGSDHIILRDGSSTSEIELGYGVDTVEMYDSSLTGNIDYGFGDTTTGVGNTYTLVNSTIGGAIRGEDAGGVSFDHTIYLENTDVMGWIDTGGGNDTVTLIDSNIGLGGVDELTTGAGDDSVSISGSTITEGVFLDDGDDVLTLGNNVVVGGSGIEGGGGQDLFNITGTLDSNSIDGGWGGTDVDTIDLSGLSGPVTVTYTGDEAGTITDGVNTITFSDIERLILTGGSDVVNASADTTGVEIIATDGNGGDTITGGSGNDTIYGSDEEDLIQGGAGDDLIYTGKDNDTVDGGEGSDTVYLHHIDQGTSNVLTDSGTTGTDRLVLQDDGANDTYSIQGTFSSAQGFEIIDGSQVSGETLETKDAVADFDFSGITLIDIDEIDGTSGNDTIIGSAGDDRIEGEDGNDCLYGGDGNDTLYGDDGIDFLTGGAGNDLLYGGDDSDAFFIAAMQGNDTVDGGAGGAWTDTINLEGMGAGATNVSGGTVDGDGWTLVLDGGHSVNSLNSGVLELSSDASGVVTFDDGGTVTFTDVERVTW, via the coding sequence ATGCCTGAAAGTTCCAGCGAGATCGCTGGCGGACCGTCCCAGAACGGCGATGCGGCCGACCCTTCCTTTGAGGAACCCACCACCCGCAATGGCCCTTCCGTGAAGGACACGGGCGGGTCCGGCGACGGCGCAGATGTTGCCACCGGGCTTGATCCGGACACTCTGCCCACAGGAAATGGAAACGACACGTTTTTTGTGCCGGACGGCTTTACAAATGGCACGATCATCGGTGGCGAGGATGGCGAGGACGTTGATGTCATCGACCTGACCGCGCTGAGTGGACCCGTCACCGTCACCTATACAGGCGATGAAGCGGGCACGATCACCGACGGGACCAATACCATCACTTTCTCGCAGATCGAAGAGCTGGCCCTCACCGACTTTGCGGATGTGGTGGATGGCCGTGCGGATGGTTCTGGTATCCAGATTAATGCCGGTGCGGGCGATGACACAGTCCAGGGCGGTACGGATGCGGACACGCTTTTGGGCGGTGACGGTGACGACCTGCTTGAGGGCTGGCTGGGGGATGATCGCATCGAAGGCGGCGCTGGCGCCGATACGATTCGTTACACCGGTTCCACCATTGATAACGACACAATCATCGGTGGCGAAGGCGGTGCTGATGACGACGTCGTTGACCTTTCAGCGCTGACAGGCCCGGTCACTGTCACCTACACCGGTGACGAGGCGGGCACGGTCACCGATGGTTCAGATACAATCACATTCTCCGAAGTCGAGGGGTTGACCCTGACCGATCAGGCGGATGTGGTCAACGCGGGTCCGGGCAGTGCCGCGATGAATATTGATGCGGGGGCCGGAGATGATACGCTGGCGGCCGGGAGTGGCAACGACACACTGACGGGGGGTAGCGGGGATGATACCTTCCTGATCGACGGAAGCGATGTTGACGGGCCGGGCACGATTACGATCAACGGCGGAAGTGAAACCGGCGCCGACAGCATCAGCGGAACGGGGCTGAACAACTTCAACTGGGTCAGCGGGCCGACCAATGATGGCTCGGGCAGTTTCAGCGGCTCGTTTACATTCGAGAATGCCGCCGGTGACACGGTCACGGTCAATTTCTCCGAGATCGAGAGCTTTGGCGGCGAGATTGTGGCTGGCAATGGGGTGGTCGAAGGGACGGGTGGCAACGACACAATGTCGCTTGGCTATATTGATAACGATGGGGACCGGATCACAACCGGTGATGATACGATCCACGGTGGCGCAGGCGCAGATTCCATTGATGCCAGCTCAGGAAATGATTCCGTTCTCGCCGGCGACGGCAATGATACGATCACCGCAGGCGATGGTGATGACACAATCGATGGGGGCGACGGTAATGACAGCATTTCTGGCGGCACCGGCGATGATGCGATCACCGGCGGGGACGGCAATGACCGGATTCTCGGCAACAGCGGCAATGACACCCTTCTTGGCGGGGCTGGCAACGACGACATCAATGGCGGTTCCGGCAACGATTCCATAGAAGGCGGCGCAGGGAATGACACGATTAACGGCGGTTCCGGCACAGACACCATCGATGGTGGTGCGGGAAATGACACGATATACGCTTTCTCGGGTGACGATGCGCTCTCGGGCGGTACCGACGCTGACAGCTTTTTGGTGTATGATCCCTTCGGCAGTGGCACTCTCACCGGCGGCGAGGGCGGCACCGATAACGATTTGATCGACCTCCTTAGCCTCACCAGCCCGGTTTCCGTCACCTATACCGGGAATGAGGCGGGCACGATCATCAACGGTGCCGACACGATCACCTTCTCCGAGATCGAGCAGCTGATCCTGACTGATCAGGCGGATGTGGTGGATGCATCAGCAGACAGCACCGGCGTGCAGATAGATGGCGGGGACGGCAACGACACGATCACCGGCGGGGCTGGCAGCGACGATATCGACGGGGGGGACGGAACAGACATTGTGATCTTCAGCGGCGACCGGTCGGATTACACGATCACCGAGAACGCCGGGGTCTATACCGTCAGCGACAACCGGACGGGTGCGCCTGATGGCACGGATACAGTCACCAACGTCGAGACATTCCGCTTTGCAGACGGTGATATCGCCACTGAGAACGTGCTGAACACAGCGCCCACGGACATCACATCCAGTGCTAGCACGGTGGCCGAGAATAGCGCCGTCGGCACGGTCGTCGCCACGCTGAGCACCACCGACGCGAACGCCGGTGACACTTTCACCTATGCGATCACCAACGATCCGTCGGGTTTTTTCGAGATTGTCGGCGACGAGATCCGGGTTGCATCGGGCGCGGACATCGATTTTGAGACCGCGACCAGCCACGACGTGACCGTCCAGGTCACTGACGCAGGCGGCGCGACCTATTCCGAAACCTTCACCCTCACGGTGAGCGACACAGCCGAGAACCTGCAGTTGGGTGACGGTGGTGTGACGTTCACCGATGTGGGCGTTGCCGAAACTTCCATAAGTGGCGGTACCGGTAATGACAGCATCACCGCGCATGCAGATGGTGGTACTCTGTACGGCAATGCGGGCGACGACATCATTAACGGTAGCGGCCGCCAGGACGTCATCGACGGTGGACAAGGCAACGACTCGATAGACGGCGGCACGTTTTCGGATACCCTCACCGGCGGGACAGGCGAGGATACGATCTGGGGTGGTGGTGGCCACGACATTATCGATGCGGGCGACGGCGATGATCTGGTTTACGGCGACGCCGGAGACGACAACCTTGACGGTGGCGCAGGCGATGACTCGCTCTACGGTGGTGAGGGCAATGATACGCTCATGGGCGGCGAAGGCGTGGATTTACTCAGCGGCGGGGCGGGCGACGACAGTCTCGACGGGGGCGCAGGAAACGACAGGCTCTACGGTGAGGCGGGCAACGACACGCTCCTGGGTGGCGATGGCGCGGATTTGCTCGATGGCGGGACGGGAGCGAACAGTCTCGACGGCGGCGCGGGAGACGACAGCCTTTATGGCGGTGAGGGCAATGATACGCTCTCGGGCGGCGCTGGGGCAGATGAAATCCAGGGCGGGACCGGGGATGACAGTATAGACGGGGGTGCGGGAGGCGATTGGCTTTATGGTGATGAGGGCAATGATACGCTCTCGGGCGGCGATGGGGCAGATGAAATCCAGGGCGGGATCGGGGATGACAGTATAGACGGGGGTGCGGGAGGCGATTGGCTTTATGGTGATGAGGGCAATGATACAATCTCGGGCGGCGATGGGGCAGATGAAATCCAGGGCGGGATCGGGGATGACAGTATAGACGGGGGTGCGGCAGGCGATTGGCTTTATGGTGATGAGGGCAATGATACAATCTCGGGCGGCGATGGGGCAGATGAAATCCAGGGCTGGACCGGGGACGACAGCATGGACGGCGGGACGGGCGACGATAGTCTTTATGGTGAGGACGGCAATGATACGCTCCTGGGTGGCGAAGGCGTGGATTATCTCGATGGCGGGACGGGCGACGACAGTATAGACGGAGGTGCAGCCGATGATACGCTCTACGGTGGCGAGGGTAACGACACACTCGTAGGCGGCGAAGGCGCGGATTCTCTTATCGGCGTAGCGGGAGTAGATAGTCTCGTTGGGGGCGCAGGCGATGACTCGCTCTATAGTGGTGAGGGTAATGACACAGTGTATGGTGGCACCGGGGCTGATTACATTGATGCCGGAGCCGGTGACGATGTTATCGACGGCGGCACTGGCAACGACACGATTGAGGGCGGCACTGGAAATGATACGATTGAGGGCGGCACCGGAAATGATACGATCAACGCCTCGGACGGTACTGGCCAAATCGATGGTGGTACAGGCGATGACGTAATCGACGTCAGCAATTTTCACGGAGACATCTCTGGCGGACATTACTCGGACACGGGGTCCGACCACATTATTCTACGCGATGGGTCGAGCACCTCTGAGATCGAACTGGGATATGGTGTGGATACGGTGGAGATGTATGACTCCAGCCTGACCGGCAATATCGACTATGGTTTTGGTGATACCACGACCGGCGTGGGCAATACCTATACGCTGGTCAATTCGACCATTGGAGGTGCCATCAGAGGCGAGGACGCTGGAGGTGTCTCGTTTGATCATACGATATACTTGGAAAATACGGATGTAATGGGCTGGATCGACACTGGAGGCGGCAATGACACTGTCACGTTGATCGACTCAAACATCGGGTTGGGCGGCGTGGACGAACTGACCACCGGCGCAGGCGACGACTCCGTCTCAATCAGCGGGTCGACAATAACCGAAGGTGTCTTTCTGGACGATGGCGACGATGTGCTGACGTTGGGCAACAATGTGGTTGTCGGCGGCAGCGGTATCGAAGGCGGTGGCGGACAGGATCTTTTCAATATCACCGGGACGTTGGATAGCAATTCGATTGATGGCGGCTGGGGCGGCACGGACGTCGACACCATCGATCTTAGTGGGCTCTCTGGCCCGGTCACCGTCACCTACACCGGCGACGAGGCAGGTACGATCACGGATGGCGTAAATACCATCACCTTCTCCGATATCGAGCGCCTGATCCTGACCGGTGGCTCAGATGTGGTGAACGCCTCCGCCGACACGACAGGGGTCGAAATTATTGCGACCGATGGCAACGGTGGTGATACAATCACCGGCGGTTCCGGCAATGACACGATATACGGTTCGGATGAGGAAGATCTGATCCAGGGCGGTGCCGGTGACGACTTGATCTATACAGGAAAAGACAATGACACCGTGGACGGCGGCGAAGGGTCGGATACAGTCTATCTCCATCACATCGACCAAGGAACATCAAACGTTTTGACAGACAGCGGGACGACGGGAACAGACCGGCTCGTCCTGCAGGATGACGGAGCGAACGATACCTATTCCATTCAGGGCACTTTCTCCTCGGCGCAGGGTTTTGAGATCATTGATGGCAGCCAGGTATCCGGTGAGACCCTCGAGACCAAGGATGCGGTTGCGGATTTCGATTTTAGTGGCATCACCCTGATTGATATCGATGAGATCGACGGAACATCCGGGAATGAC
- a CDS encoding glycosyltransferase, whose protein sequence is MKIMFIHKNYPAQFGRLAVWLAQHGWDVTFATARKDVKSSQLKIVQFHEHRAPSAKTHHYLIGTERAVISGQGLLRTALALEKQGYRPDVVVAHSGWGVGFFVKDIWPETKYVQYAEWYYTYPYADHTPHTHPRSWPDESAKARTRNTPFWLDFSAADATVCPTKYQATQFPEKLQHNISVLNDGFDTQTHCPAPRDTEFLEKCGIPKDAELVTYIARGMEPARGFPEVMQAIERLQKTRPKLHAVIIADDRVAYGPKPSGKSWKNHMLDTLDLDLARLHFVGLVPRPVMIKFLQATGAHLYLSSPFVLSWSFVESMACGAPIVAARSAPVEEFMIDGESGLLVNPYVTNEVVHAVEDLLEDPEYSQRLGAAARKEIVEKYDSERTIYPRHAKFYYDLVASPGINEMIAPDEIAETSQSARRRLG, encoded by the coding sequence ATGAAGATCATGTTCATTCATAAGAACTACCCGGCGCAATTCGGACGCTTGGCGGTTTGGCTGGCACAACATGGTTGGGATGTCACTTTCGCAACCGCCCGCAAAGACGTGAAATCGTCCCAATTGAAGATCGTGCAATTCCACGAGCACCGGGCACCTTCGGCCAAGACGCATCATTACCTGATCGGCACCGAACGTGCGGTCATTTCCGGGCAGGGGCTATTGCGCACCGCGCTCGCTCTTGAAAAGCAAGGGTACCGGCCAGATGTGGTCGTTGCCCATTCCGGATGGGGGGTTGGTTTCTTCGTCAAGGATATTTGGCCTGAAACAAAATATGTCCAATATGCCGAGTGGTATTATACATACCCTTACGCGGATCATACGCCGCATACGCACCCCCGAAGCTGGCCTGATGAAAGCGCCAAAGCCCGCACGCGCAATACGCCATTCTGGCTGGATTTCAGTGCTGCCGACGCCACTGTTTGCCCCACAAAATACCAAGCGACACAGTTTCCTGAAAAGTTGCAACACAATATTTCAGTGCTCAACGACGGGTTTGATACCCAAACGCATTGCCCAGCTCCGCGAGATACCGAATTTCTTGAAAAATGCGGCATTCCCAAGGACGCGGAATTAGTTACATATATTGCGCGCGGCATGGAGCCGGCGCGTGGTTTTCCCGAAGTGATGCAGGCAATCGAGCGTCTCCAGAAGACTCGCCCCAAATTGCATGCAGTCATTATCGCCGATGATCGGGTGGCCTATGGTCCCAAACCTTCAGGTAAATCCTGGAAAAACCACATGCTTGATACCCTTGATCTGGACCTGGCGCGTTTACACTTCGTAGGTCTCGTTCCGAGGCCGGTCATGATCAAGTTTCTGCAGGCAACAGGTGCTCATCTTTATCTATCTTCACCTTTTGTATTGTCTTGGTCCTTTGTGGAATCCATGGCGTGTGGCGCACCGATTGTGGCCGCGCGATCTGCACCAGTTGAGGAATTCATGATCGACGGAGAAAGCGGCTTGCTTGTTAACCCCTACGTAACGAATGAGGTGGTGCACGCGGTAGAGGATCTGCTGGAAGATCCCGAATACTCACAGCGGCTGGGTGCGGCGGCACGCAAGGAAATCGTTGAAAAATATGATTCAGAACGGACTATTTATCCACGACATGCGAAATTTTATTATGATCTCGTTGCGTCGCCAGGCATCAACGAAATGATTGCACCAGACGAAATAGCTGAAACATCGCAGTCCGCGAGAAGGCGTTTAGGGTAA